In Microbulbifer agarilyticus, the DNA window CCCCGGATGCCGAGCATCAGACCTTTATTGAAGGCAAGGACCTGCCGCTGGAGCAGACCATTGCCAACATGACCAAGATCCTTGCGGATCTGGGCATGAAGATCGAAATCGCCTCGTGGCGGAATATTGTGCCGCACGTGTGGTCCCTGCATATTCGGGATGCAGCCTCACCGATGTGCTTCACCAACGGTAAGGGTACCACCAAAGAGAGCGCGCTGTGCTCCGCACTGGGTGAGTTTATCGAGCGCCTGAATTGCAATTTCTTCTACAACGACCAGTTCTTCGGCGAAGAGATCGCAAACAAGCCATTCGTGCACTATCCCAATGAGCGCTGGTTTGAACTGGAGGAGGACGACTCGCTTCCCGAAGGTGTCCTTGATGATTACACCCTGCCGATTTACAACCCGGACGGTGAGTTGGCTGGTTCGAATCTGGTGGATACCAATTCCGGCCGCATTGATCGCGGTATTTGCTCGCTGCCGTTTGCACGCAAGTCCGACGGGGAGACCGTCTACTTTCCGTCAAACCTGATCGAAAACCTGTTCCTGAGTAACGGCATGAGTGCCGGTAATACTTTGGCCGAGGCGCAGGTGCAGTGCCTGTCTGAAATTTTCGAGCGCGCAGTGAAAAAGGAGATTCTCGAACAGGAAATTGCCTTGCCGGATGTGCCGCGTTCCGTTCTGGAAAAATACCCGGATATTATTGAAGGCATCGATGAGCTGGAAAAGCAGGGCTTCCCTATCCTGGTGAAGGATGCCTCCCTGGGTGGCCAGTTCCCGGTGATGTGTGTGACCCTGATGAACCCCCGTAACGGCGGCGTGTTTGCCTCTTTCGGTGCGCACCCCAGCTTGCATGTTGCGCTGGAACGCAGTCTCACGGAATTGATGCAGGGTCGCAGTTTTGAGGGCCTGAACGATGTGCCTCCGCCCACGTTCAATAGCTTGGCGGTCACCGAGCCCCATAACTTCGTCGAGCACTTTATTGATTCTACTGGTGTGGTTTCCTGGCGCTTCTTCAGTGCCAAGTCCGACTACGAATTTGTCGAGTGGGATTTCTCCGGCAATCACGCCGATTCGAACGAGACCGAAGCGGATCGACTTTTCGGAATCCTCGAACCCATGGGGAAAGAGGTCTACATGGCCAACTATGAGGACCTCGGCGCATCGGCGTGCCGGATT includes these proteins:
- a CDS encoding OsmC domain/YcaO domain-containing protein, encoding MEISVNFLDNLRLEAKFDDFTVITDQPIRYKGDGSAPSPFDYFLASSALCAAYFVRVYCLARDIPTDNIRLSQNNIVDPEDRYNQIFKIQVELPEDISEKDRQGILRSIDRCTVKKVIQTGPDFEIETVENLAENAQALLMVSPDAEHQTFIEGKDLPLEQTIANMTKILADLGMKIEIASWRNIVPHVWSLHIRDAASPMCFTNGKGTTKESALCSALGEFIERLNCNFFYNDQFFGEEIANKPFVHYPNERWFELEEDDSLPEGVLDDYTLPIYNPDGELAGSNLVDTNSGRIDRGICSLPFARKSDGETVYFPSNLIENLFLSNGMSAGNTLAEAQVQCLSEIFERAVKKEILEQEIALPDVPRSVLEKYPDIIEGIDELEKQGFPILVKDASLGGQFPVMCVTLMNPRNGGVFASFGAHPSLHVALERSLTELMQGRSFEGLNDVPPPTFNSLAVTEPHNFVEHFIDSTGVVSWRFFSAKSDYEFVEWDFSGNHADSNETEADRLFGILEPMGKEVYMANYEDLGASACRILVPGYSEVYPVEDLIWDNTNKALDYREDILNLHRLEDEALEDLWARLEESQIDNYETIITLIGVEFDENTVWGQLTVLELKLLIQLALQRYDEALESVEAFLQYNDNTVERGLFYRAVQAVLEIALDEDLVLENFIDNLCRMFGKDVMDASVGSVHGGVRFHGLTPTNMQLEGLDKHLRLIASYKKLHAARAQVAAQ